The genomic segment TGCACGTAAATATAAAAATGCACATAACCCGATTAACAACCAGGATTTATGTGCGTTTTCCCACTATACAATTGAGACTTTAATTAATGTGAAGCACCTAATAATGGGTTCTTGCTATTCAGCTTCGCCATTTCATTTTAGAATATCCTGATTATAGTTAGCCGCCATACAAATAAATACCGTGTATGTAGTAAAGGAATCAAAGCAAGTAACGGCGAAAGATAAATGACAATCAATAAAACCAAAATAATTCCGACCGTTGATAAAATTAATACAAGATCAGCTCTAGAAAACAAGCTTAGGGTGTCAATATCAATTCCTGCAGGACCAGTCATATAAACCGTCATACCAATTTGATCTTGTACCATTACTTTTATCTTCTTTATACTTACCTCTAATTCTTTGGAATCTAATGATCTTTATTTTCCGAGAAAAAGCTTGTGTGGGCCTGTGGCGGTAAAATACTGAAAGGTAGCATCTCTTTTAATCTATTGACTTCAGCAGCACTCACATTATCAAGTACCTCACCAATAACTTCCGATTCACCTCACTACTTAATTGCCTGTGTCATGCGGGGCGGTTGATATCATCGCTACTCGCAAATATCGCGGTTCGGTATCTCCCTTTAGGAAACCTTGAATCACCCACATATACAATAAAAACGCTACTTTTAATGAATACGATACATCAATAGTAGATGGACCACTCAAAGGCCGAGTTCTAACACATCTCTAAATGTGTTAGAACTCGGCCTTCTACTATTCTTGTGCTTTTATCTAGCATTTCTTGTTGACTAGTCGCTCAAAGCAACAGACTGATGGATAAATTCTTCATTGACAATGGCCTGGTATAAGAAGTCGGCGACATCCGCACGAGAAATTGCACGGCCGCCTTTAGGAACCCCAATCGCTTCTTTACGATATGTCCCTGTAAACGGTTTGTCGTTGAGTCCTAGGGGTCTTGCAATCGTCCATTGTAAATTATTATCTTTTAACACAGCCACTGCATTATGATGATCGTCTAGCACATTTCCAAGCAATTTTATCGTAATTTTCCCGATAACACCTGGTATTTCCTTGTCGATTCCTGCCGAAGCCATGTAAGCGATCCGCGACACTTGCTGTTCCTTCATACCTTGAGCGATGTTTTGCGTCATTTCATGAAGTATTGTCGTTTTTCGTAATCCAGTGTTCGTTCCAAGTGTTGAAATAACTGCATCATGCCCAAGAATAGCTTTTTTTACATCAGATGCATCTGTTGCATCCCCCTGTACAATCACAAGGTTCGGATTGGAAATGTTTAAGTTACTTGGGTTTCTTACGAATGCTGTGACCCTATGGTTGTCAGAAAGCGCTTGCTCAACAAGCAACTTCCCTGTTTTTCCAGAAGCTCCAAAAATGATGATTTTCATAAGTTCCCTCCAAGCTGAATTGGTTTACCATTATTTAACTCGTAAAATAATTCTAACATAACTATTAAAGTACGACCTCCTTCGAATTGGAATACTAAAAATCACTTTCCGGCATTGAGTAATTATTGCTAACAAATCCCCCGCCAACTTGTTCGGAATGAAAACATCACTTTTTCTAATCGATGTAAGCGTGGTTGTTTAATTAACAACTTCAATCTTTTGATTGTAAAAAATGGTCTTAACTTAAGTCGATTAATCATCTTAAACCACCGATTACAATAAAGCTAGAACAAAAATAGGTAGTTAAAAAGGACTCAACAAATCTAAGGAAAGCTGCTCTTACTTAAGGTATATCACTTATCATTATTGAAAATGGATCAGCATCCAGCAAACATGGCATAGCGCTTGGAAGCGTTTGAACTCATTTGGTCTATTGGATTAATCGTTTTGGAGTGCACCCACTACTGGTGGGGACCTCTCCTTATCCAAGATGAATGGTTCAATG from the Sporosarcina psychrophila genome contains:
- a CDS encoding NAD(P)-dependent oxidoreductase, which gives rise to MKIIIFGASGKTGKLLVEQALSDNHRVTAFVRNPSNLNISNPNLVIVQGDATDASDVKKAILGHDAVISTLGTNTGLRKTTILHEMTQNIAQGMKEQQVSRIAYMASAGIDKEIPGVIGKITIKLLGNVLDDHHNAVAVLKDNNLQWTIARPLGLNDKPFTGTYRKEAIGVPKGGRAISRADVADFLYQAIVNEEFIHQSVALSD